A segment of the Bacillus pseudomycoides genome:
CTTTTAACCTTGCGACAGTTGAAGCTTGTGAAAGAGAACTTTTTCAAGATGGATATACGATAATGGGGCCACATGGCAAAAAGGAACATCCGTGCGTTAGTACAGCTATGAAAGCACAAGCTAAAATTATCGAGAGCTTTAAATTGCTTGGATTAGATGCGGCACAAAAATTCAAAGAAGAACAAGCTAAACCGGAGGATTTGCGTAATGATCCACTTCTTAAAATCCTTGGAAGAGTATAAAGACTACAAGTAGGTAGTGTATTTAAGTTAATTCTTAGTTAAGCTTCAACTTATTTTTTGGTCTGTTTACCTACAGAAAACCTTACTTGGTTTCTTTTGAAAATAAAAAGACCAACTTTTTATGTCGGTCTTCTTATGCTTGCTCAACAATCGCGCAGTTTGTTTAAAAAGAGTCGCAGCATTTTCTTTTTTAAGATCCCCATCCATTAGAGAAAACTTTATTCCAAATTGCATTGGTATCAAAATGGGAATCACTCATTATGATGAAAAATTACGAACTAATTCTTTTTCTTCTTCAGATAGAAGGAATAGCTCCATGACGTATTCATCTATATCTTTATTAATTTTATTAATTAGCTCTCTATGTTCTTGAGTGAGTTCTTGAATTTGATTTAACTCCAATAATTGTCCAACCATTCTTGATATGTTTTGTTGTTCTTCATTTGAAACATTTGGAATAGGTAAATCCCTCATTTGTTTAGTAGTATATCTAGGAAATGTTTTGCGCTGTAGCATATCATATTTTATCACTGCCCAAAATGATATTAAACGAGAATTAATTATCCCAAGCAAAAAACTACCATCTACATTTAAATCTATAACTGCCTTTGAACTTTGATTATTTATTGCAGTCTTATTTGTATAAGTAGCATTAATCGTATAAGGATATGGCGCAGCAATCTCACGAATTAATAATCTAGGTT
Coding sequences within it:
- a CDS encoding P27 family phage terminase small subunit produces the protein MKSPEHFDKITIRYFDYVIEELEKIGKLDPTNQIIIERLAFNLATVEACERELFQDGYTIMGPHGKKEHPCVSTAMKAQAKIIESFKLLGLDAAQKFKEEQAKPEDLRNDPLLKILGRV